The window ATGCAGCTGTTTCTGGTGTTCTTCGGTGTGGCACTGGCCGGGATCGAGATTTCGCCGTGGATGGCGGCGGCGATCGCCCTGACGCTGTTCACCAGCGCTTACCTGGCGGAGATCTGGCGCGGCTGCGTCGACTCGATCCCCCACGGCCAGTGGGAAGCCTCGTCGAGCCTGGCGCTCAACCCGCTGGAGCAACTGCGCTACGTGATCCTGCCGCAAGCCCTGCGCATCGCCGTGGCGCCGACCGTGGGCTTCTCGGTGCAAGTGGTCAAAGGCACCGCCGTCACCTCGATCATCGGTTTCACCGAACTGACCAAGACCGGCGGCATGCTCGCCAACGCCACCTTCGAACCGTTCATGGTCTACGGCCTCGTCGCCCTCGGCTATTTCCTGCTCTGTTATCCCTTGTCCCTCAGTGCGCGCTACCTGGAAAGGAGACTGCATGCCTCTGCTTAGAATTTCCGCCTTGCATAAATACTACGGCGATCACCATGTGCTCAAAGGCATCGACCTGAGCGTCGAGGAAGGCCAGGTAGTGGCGATCATCGGCCGCAGCGGCTCGGGCAAATCCACCTTGTTACGCACGCTCAACGGCCTGGAGTCGATCAACGACGGCGTGATCGAAGTCGATGGCGAATACCTCGACGCCGCCCGCGCCGATCTGCGCAGCCTGCGGCAGAAGGTCGGGATGGTGTTTCAGCAGTTCAATCTGTTCCCGCACCTGACCGTGGGCGAAAACGTGATGCTTGCGCCGCAAGTGGTGCAAAAGGTCCCGAAAGCCAAGGCCGCCGAGCTGGCGCGAGAGATGCTGGAACGAGTCGGGCTGGGAGAAAAATTCGACGCGTTCCCCGATCGGCTGTCCGGTGGGCAGCAACAACGGGTGGCGATTGCCCGCGCTCTGGCGATGTCGCCGAAGGTATTGCTGTGCGATGAAATCACCTCGGCGCTGGACCCGGAGCTGGTCAACGAAGTGTTGAGCGTGGTCCGGCAACTGGCCAAGGAAGGCATGACGCTGATCATGGTCACCCACGAAATGCGCTTCGCCCGGGAGGTTGGGGATAAGTTGGTGTTCATGCACATGGGCAAGGTGCATGAAGTGGGTGATCCGAAGGTTTTGTTTGCCAATCCGCAGACGGCGGAGTTGGCGAACTTCATTGGCACCGTCGAAGCGACAGCCTGAAACAACCTCATTGTCTTTAATGCCCTCATCGCTAGCAGGCTAGCTCCCACAGGGGTACGCATTCCAATGTGGGAGCCAGCCTGCTGGCGATTGACCGCGTAGCGGGCACCGACTTTCCTGCACTGGATCAAGGCTTTGAACACTGCGCGTTGGCGGCAGCGTTTGATCGTGGCACGATGTCGAGGTTATCGACCGAGACCCCCAGACCATGCCGCAATCCCAAGCCAAGAATCTGTCCCTGATCGCCGCAATCGACCTGGGCTCCAACAGCTTTCACATGGTCGTGGCCAAGGCCCAGAACGGCGAAATCCGTATTCTCGAGCGTCTCGGGGAGAAGGTTCAGCTGGCCGCCGGCATCGACGAAGAGCGCCGTCTCAGCGAAGAATCCATGCAACGCGGGCTCGATTGCCTCAAGCGGTTTGCCCAACTGATCAACGGTATGCCGCTCGGCGCCGTGCGGATCGTCGGCACCAACGCCCTGCGCGAAGCCCGCAACCGCGCCGAATTCATCCACCGCGCCGAAGAAATCCTCGGCCATCCGGTGGAAGTCATCTCCGGCCGTGAAGAGGCGCGCCTGATCTACCTCGGCGTGTCCCACACCCTCGCCGACACGCCGGGCAAGCGCCTTGTGGCCGACATTGGCGGCGGCAGTACCGAATTCATCATAGGTCAGCGCTTCGAACCGTTGCTGCGCGAGAGCCTGCAAATGGGCTGCGTCAGCTACACCCAGCGTTATTTCAAGGACGGCAAGATCACTCCGGCCCGCTACGCCCAGGCGTACACCGCGGCGCGGCTGGAGATCATGAGCATCGAACACGCCCTGCACCGCCTGACCTGGGATGAAGCCATCGGCTCCTCGGGCACCATCCGCGCCATCGGTCTGGCGCTGAAGGCCGGCGGCCACGGCAGCGGTGAAGTCAACGCCGAAGGCCTGGCCTGGCTCAAGCGCAAGCTGATCAAACTCGGCGATGTCGACAAAATCGACTTCGAAGGCATCAAGCCTGATCGCCGGGCGATCTTCCCGGCGGGCCTGGCGATTCTCGAAGCGATCTTCGACTCCCTCGAACTGCAACGCATGGATCACTGCGAAGGTGCCCTGCGTGAAGGTGTGCTGTATGACCTGCTGGGCCGCCATCATCACGAAGACGTGCGCGAACGCACCCTGACTTCGCTGATGGAGCGTTATCACGTCGATCTGGAACAGGCCGTTCGCGTCGAGCGCAAAGCCCTGCATGCCTTCGATCAGGTGGCCAAGGATTGGGATCTGGAAGACGGCGTCTGGCGTGAACTGCTCGGCTGGGCGGCCAAGGTCCATGAAGTGGGCCTGGACATCGCTCACTATCAGTATCACAAGCACGGCGCCTACCTGATCGAGCATTCCGACCTGGCCGGCTTCTCCCGCGAAGACCAGTTGATGCTCGCGCTACTGGTGCGTGGCCACCGCCGCAACATCCCCAAGGACAAGTTCGCCGATTTCGACGATGACGGCATCAAGCTGATTCGCCTGTGCGTGCTGCTGCGCTTTGCGATCCTGTTCCACCACATCCGCGGCACCCAGCAAATGCCTCAGGTAGAACTCAACGCCAAGGGCAATCACCTGGAAGTGGTGTTCCCGAAAAACTGGCTGGATGAAAACCAGCTGACCCAGGCCGACTTCGAAATCGAAGCGCAATGGCTGACGCGGGTGGATGTCGTCCTCAGCGTTCGCTGAACTCGGTCCTGTAGGAGCACGGCTTGCCGGCGATGGCGATCTCGAGGGCGCCATCGCCAGCAAGCTGTGCTCCTACAGGGGATGACACAAACAAAAATGGCGATCCTTTTGGATCGCCATTTTTTTACAACTAGCCGGCGTTAACGCACAGCCAGAATCGGACTGCCCAACCGCTCCAGCAACGTAGCCTGAGCACTACGCGGATTCTGGTTGCCGGTCGGCGTGTTGCGGATGTAGCGGCCATCCGACTGCAGGCTCCAGCTGTGGGTGTTGTCGGTGAGATACAGCTCCAGCTCCTTCTTGACCCGCATGATCAGCTTCTTGCCTTCAACCGGGAAGCAAGTCTCGACGCGCTTGTCGAGGTTGCGCTCCATCCAGTCGGCACTGGACAGGAACATCTGCTCGTCGCCGCCATTGAGGAAGTAGAAAACCCGGGTGTGTTCCAGGAAACGCCCGATGATCGAACGCACGTGGATGTTGTGCGAGACCCCGGCGATGCCCGGTCGCAGGCAGCACATGCCACGCACGACGAGGTCGATGCGCACGCCCGACTGGCTGGCCTTGTACAGCGCGCGAATGATCTTCGGATCGGTCAGCGAGTTGAACTTGGCGATGATGTGCGCCGGTTTGCCGTCGAGGGCGAACTGGGTTTCGCGGGCAATCATGTCGAGCATGCCCTTTTTCAGGGTGAACGGCGCGTGCAGCAACTTCTTCATGCGCAGGGTTTTACCCATGCCGATCAACTGGCTGAACAGTTTGCCGACGTCTTCGCACAAAGCGTCGTCGGAGGTCAGCAGGCTGTAGTCGGTGTACAGGCGGGCGTTGCCGGCGTGGTAGTTGCCCGTGCCCAAGTGCGCGTAACGCACGATTTCGCCGGCCTCGCGACGCAGGATCAGCATCATCTTGGCGTGGGTCTTGAAGCCGACCACGCCATAGATCACCACCGCACCGGCCGCTTGCAGACGGCTGGCCAGTTGCAGGTTGGATTCTTCGTCGAACCGCGCACGCAATTCGATCACCGCGGTGACCTCCTTGCCGTTACGGGCCGCATCCACCAGCGCATCGACGATTTCCGAGTTGGCGCCGGAGCGGTACAGCGTCTGGCGCACCGCCAACACATGCGGGTCCTTGGCGGCCTGGCGCAGCAGGTCGACCACCGGGGTAAACGACTCGAACGGGTGCAGCAACAGGATGTCCTGCTTGCTGATCACGCTGAAAATGTTCTCGCTGTTTTGCAGCAGTTTCGGGATCTGCGGGGTGAACGGCAGGTATTGCAGTTCACGCTGACTGTCCAGACCGGTGATGCTGAACAGCCGCGTCAGGTTCACCGGACCGTTGACCTGATACAACTCGGTCTCGCCCAGGTTGAACTGCTTGAGCAGGTAGTCGGACAGGTGTTTCGGGCAAGTGTCAGCCACTTCCAGACGCACCGCATCGCCGTAGCGACGCGAGAACAGTTCGCCGCGCAAGGCACGGGCCAAGTCTTCGACGTCCTCGGAGTCCAGCGCCAGGTCGGCGTTACGGGTCAGGCGGAACTGGTAGCAGCCCTTCACTTTCATGCCCTGGAACAGGTCATCAGCGTGGGCGTGGATCATCGACGACAGGAACACGTAGTTGTCGCCCGCGCCGCCGACTTCTTCCGGCACCTTGATGATGCGCGGCAGCAGGCGCGGTGCCGGGATGATCGCCAAACCGGAATCGCGACCGAAGGCGTCGATACCTTCGAGTTCGACGATGAAGTTCAGGCTCTTGTTCACCAGCAACGGGAACGGGTGCGTCGGGTCGAGACCGATCGGAGTGATGATCGGCGCGATCTCGTCGCGGAAATAGCGGCGGACCCAGGTCTTGAGCTTGGTCGTCCAGTTGCGGCGACGGATGAAGCGGACCTGATGTTTTTCCAGTTCCGGCAACAGAATGTCGTTGAGGATCGCGTACTGACGGTCAACGTGACCGTGCACCAGTTCGCTGATGCGGGCCAACGCCTGATGCGGTTGCAGGCCATCGGCGCCCGCCTGTTCACGGGCGAAGGTGATCTGCTTCTTCAGGCCGGCGACACGAATCTCGAAGAACTCGTCCAGGTTGCTGGAGAAGATCAGCAGAAACTTCAGCCGCTCCAGCAATGGATAGGACTCGTCCAGCGCCTGTTCCAGCACGCGGATGTTGAACTGCAGTTGCGACAGCTCGCGGTGGATGTACAGGCTGCTGTCATCCAGACCGGGAATGGCAATCGCCGGTGCCGCCGCAGCGGCTTCGGCTACCACCGCGGGTGGAGCAGGCTCCAGCTCCGGCGGGGTTTCGGCGATTTGCTCGACCACGGGTTGAGCGTCTTGTACGGCAACTTCAGTGAGTCCTTCGGTATTCATCACATGTTCCTGGGAGGGCTATTTTTGCTCTCGTAACAATTGAGCGGCACGAACGGCAAAGTACGTCAGGATGCCATCAGCGCCTGCACGTTTAAAGGCGGTCAGGGATTCGAGGATAACCCCTTCGCTCAACCAGCCATTCTGGATCGCCGCCATGTGCATGGCGTATTCGCCGCTGACTTGATAAACAAAAGTCGGCACTTTGAATTCTTCTTTGACCCGGCAAAGGATGTCCAGATATGGCATGCCTGGCTTGACCATGACCATGTCTGCGCCTTCTGACAAGTCCGCCGCCACTTCGTGCAGGGCTTCGTTGCTGTTGGCCGGGTCCATCTGATAGGAGGCCTTGTTGGCCTTGCCCAGGTTCAGCGCCGAACCGACCGCATCGCGGAACGGCCCGTAATAGGCGCTGGCGTACTTCGCCGAGTAGGCCATGATCCGCACATTGACGTGACCGGCCACTTCGAGGGCTTCGCGGATCGCCTGGATGCGGCCGTCCATCATGTCCGACGGGGCCACCACCTGAGCGCCTGCTTCGGCATGGGACAACGCTTGCCTGACCAGAGCGTCGACGGTGATGTCGTTCTGCACATAGCCTTCTTCGTCGAGAATGCCGTCCTGACCGTGCGTGGTGAACGGGTCCAGCGCGACGTCGGTGATCACACCCAGCTCAGGGAACTGCGCGCGCAAGGCACGGGTGGCGCGTTGGGCGATGCCTTCAGGGTTCCAGGCTTCGGCGGCGTCCAGCGACTTCAGTTCCGACGGCGTGACCGGGAACAGTGCCAGCGCCGGAATCCCCAGCTCGACCCATTTGGCCGCTTCTTCGAGCAACAGGTCGATGGTCAGGCGTTCGACGCCCGGCATCGAGGCCACCGCTTCACGACGGTTTTCACCGTCCAGCACGAACACCGGCAGGATCAGGTCATCGACGGTCAGCACGTTTTCACGGACCAGTCGACGCGAGAAATCGTCACGACGGTTACGGCGCAGGCGGGTTGCAGGGAACAAACGGTTGGCGGGGGTAAAGCTCACGGCAGACTCCTGAGCCCGCGCAGACGGGCGAGCGTGACAGTTATAAGCGGCCATTATGACGAACAGATGACAGTTGTGCGCACACTGCGACGTGTAGCCGCATTCCATTGTCGTTGTAGGAAATGTTCACGTCGAGACACATTTGGACACTTTCCTGAATGTGTCCGAAGGGTTAGGCTGCGCGTTCATTTCGCCAGCACCCAGACAATGCTCCAACAATTTCTGCATGACTTCGGCTACTTTGCCTTGTTCCTCGGCACATTCTTCGAAGGCGAAACCATTCTGGTGCTCGCGGGCTTCCTCGCGTTCCGTGGTTACATGGACATCAACCTGGTGGTGGTCGTGGCGTTCTGCGGCAGTTATGCCGGTGATCAGCTGTGGTACTTCCTGGGACGCAAGCACGGGCGCAAGTTGCTGGCACGCAAGCCGCGTTGGCAGTTGATGGGTGACCGGGCGCTGGAACATATCCGCAAGCACCCGGACATCTGGGTCCTGAGCTTCCGCTTCGTCTACGGCCTGCGCACGGTGATGCCGGTGGCGATCGGCCTGTCGGGCTATCCACCGGGACGCTACCTGTTGCTCAACGGGATTGGCGCGGCGATCTGGGCCACCGCGCTGGCGGCCGCCGCCTATCACTTCGGCGCGGTGCTGGAAGGCATGCTGGGCAGCATCAAGAAATATGAGCTATGGGTCCTCGGCGCCCTTCTCCTGCTGGGCCTTGGCCTGTGGCTGCGCCGGCGCTTCAAGAACGCCCGCCTGGCCAAACAGATCTACGCCGATGAGCAAGCCCTGAAGGCCGAACAGGCCAAGTCTGGCGAAACTAAGCCAGTCGAGTGAATCGGTTTCTACAGCAATAGAGACCGATCCCGCTGAGCAGGCTGTAACTAAGCAGGCCGATCCAGCCCACCGCACTGGCCGGCCACAGCCCAACCAGCGGCGCCAGCCACACCAGCGGCACATTCGACGCCAGCCGCAGCAGCTCCAGCTTCAACGCCCACGGGCGATTCTCCAGGGCCACGCCCAAGACAAACAATCCCAGCGCCACTGCACTCCAGCCCAACACCAGGGCGGCGGTTGGCAGGCTCGGCTCCAGGTTCATCAGATAGCTGCCCAGCGCGATGTAGACGCAGAACTGCAACAGCACGTAGAGCTGCTGACGCCCGTCCAGCGGCACTTCGAATTTGCGGAACTGGCTCAAATCCGTCTTGTTCATCGGGTATTTCGCCGCCACGTCCGCCGGTCGCCAACCGGTGCGCATGAACCAGATCCGCAGCTTGTCCCAGGTGCTTTCCGTCCGTCGCGCATCCGCCCACAACTGCGCGTAGAACTGCACGTTCGCCCATATCGGATTCCAGCTCGCCAGCGGCGTGGTCACGCCGAAAATCACCGGTTCGTTGTCGTCTTCTTCCTGGAACGAGCCGAACAGACGGTCCCAAATAATGAACACCCCGCCGTAGTTGCGATCCATGTAGAGAGCGTTCTGTGCATGGTGAGCCCGATGATTGGATGGCGTGACGAAGAACCACTCGAACCAGCCGAGCTTGGGAATGTGCCGGGTATGCACCCAGAACTGGTACAGCAGGTTCAGCGCCGCGACGCTGACGAACACCAGCAACGGCACGCCGACGACCGCCATGGGCAGGTAGAAAATCCAGCTCAGCAGAAACCCGGTACTGGTCTGGCGCAGGGCGGTAGAGAGGTTGTAGTCCTCGCTCTGATGATGCACAGAATGCGCGGCCCAGAGGATGTTGCGCTCGTGGCCCATGCGATGCAGCCAGTAGTAGCAGAAGTCATAAAAGACGAAGGCAAACACCCAGACCCACACGCTGTCGGCCGAAAGTTCGAACAGCGCCAGATGCTTGAGGGCAAACGCGTAGGTCAGCAGGCCCACGCCCTTTGTCAGCAGTCCCGTGGTGGTCGAGAGCACGCCGGTGCTGATGCTGTTGATCGCGTCCGCCACCCGATAGTTGCTGACCCCGCGCCAACGGTCGGCCAGCAATTCGACGGCAATCAGCACAAAGAAAAACGGCACCGCATACAGAATGAAGTCCATGACGCGCCCTGATCGGAATCTTGAGGACAGATGCTATGTGTAGCCGCGAATTAACCCTATGGCAACGAGTGACAAATTAGTGGACATTTAACGCCATGAATCTGGAGAAAAGCCCATGAGCAAAAAAGTTGCAGTGATCCTTTCCGGTTGTGGCGTGTACGACGGCGCCGAGATCTATGAGAGCGTCATTACCCTGCTGCGCCTGGACCAGCGTGGTGCGCAGGTGCAGTGTTTCGCACCGAATATCGCGCAGTTGCACGTGATCAACCACCTGACCGGCGAAGAAATGCCCGAGTCGCGCAATGTGCTGGTGGAGTCGGCGCGCATCGCCCGTGGCGAGATCAAGGACATCCGCGAAGCAGACGCCGAAGACTTCGATGCGCTGATCATTCCCGGCGGTTTCGGCTCGGCCAAGAACCTCTCCAACTTCGCCATCGAAGGCACCGGCTGCACCGTACAACCGGATGTCCTGGCCCTGACCGAAGCGTTCGCCGAGGCCGGCAAACCGGTCGGCCTGATCTGCATTTCGCCGGCGCTGGCGGCAAAAATCTATGGCCCCGGCGTGACCTGCACCATCGGCAACGACGCCGACACCGCAGCGGCGCTGAACAAGATGGGCGCTACTCATAAAGAGTGCGCCGTCAGCGATATCGTCGAAGACAAGGCGCGCAAACTGGTGAGCACCCCGGCGTACATGCTGGCGCAAACGATCAGTGAAGCAGCGGGCGGGATCAACAAACTGGTCGACCGGGTACTCGAACTGACCCACGAAAACGACGCCTGACCCAATTTAAATGTGGGAGCGGGCTTGCTCGCGAAAGCGAACTGGCAGTCACTTTAAGGATGACTGACCTGACGCCTTCGCGAGCAAGCCCGCTCCCACATTGATCTCGGCAAGGCTCAGACTTTGCGGGTCAAGCGGGTCAAAATCCGGTCCAGCGCATTGGCAAACGCCTGCTTCTCGCGCTCCCCAAACGGCGCCGGGCCGCCGCTCATCTGCCCTTGCTCGCGCAAATCGGTGAACAGGTTGCGCACCGCCAACCGATCACCCATGTTCTGCGCATCGAATTCCTTGCCCCGTGGGTCCAGCGCCGCAACGCCCTTTTTCACCAGACGGTCAGCCAACGGCACATCGCTGCAAATCACCAGTTCACCGGAAACCGCGTGTTCCACCAGATAGTCATCGGCGGCATCCGGGCCACTGGGCACCACGATCAGCTTAACCAGCGCCAGCCCCGGCTTGATCTGCGGCTGCCCCGCCACAAGCACCACTTCAAACCGGCGCTTGAGGGCGAACTTCACCACCAGATCCTTGGCCGCCCGAGGGCAGGCGTCGGCATCGATCCAGACACGCATCGTGTTTTCCTCCGTTAAAAGCATCGCGGGCAAGCCTTGCTCCTACAGGTTAGCGCTGAACCTGTGGGAGCGGGCTTGCCCGCGAATGTGAGCGAAGCGAATGCTTTAAGAAACAGCCACCCGCCGCTTCTCAGCCACCCAGCTACGACCATACAACACAACAATCGCAGCAATCGCCACCGCCTGGGCCGTCAGCGAATACGCATCCGCATGAATCCCCAGCCAGTCGAACTCAAAGAACGGCACAGGCCGCGTGCCGAAGATCCCGGCTTCCTGCAACGCCTTCACGCCATGTCCGGCGAACACCACCGACAACGCGCAGAGCAGCGCGGCGTTGATGCTGAAGAACAGCGTCAGCGGCAGTTTTGCCGAACCGCGCAGGATCACCCACGCCAGACCCACCAGCAACACCAGCGCCGTGGCGCCACCGGCCAGCACTGCGTCATGGCCCGCCGGGCCTGCCTGCAACCACAGGGTTTCGTAGAACAGAATCACTTCGAACAGTTCGCGATACACCGAGAAGAACGCCAGGATCGCAAAGCCGAAACGCCCACCGCCGCCCACCAGACTGCTCTTGATGTAATCCTGCCAGGCCGCGGCATGGCGACGGTCGTGCATCCACACGCCGAGCCACAGCACCATGACGCTGGCGAACAGCGCTGTCGCACCTTCCAGCAATTCACGCTGTGAACCACTGACATCGATCACATACGCCGCCAGTGCCCAGGTGCCCAGACCGGCCAGCAGCGCCAGCCCCCAACCGAAGTTGACGCTGCGCACTGCCGACTGCTGGCCAGTGTTGCGCAGAAAAGCGAGGATCGCCGCCAGCACCAGAATCGCTTCCAGGCCTTCACGCAGCAAGATCAACAGACCGGAGATGTAGCTCAGCGACCAGCTCAAGCCATCGCTGCCCAGCAAACCGGCAGACGTCTTCAACTTCGCCTTGGCGGCTTCCAGACACTGCTCGACCTGATCGATCGGCAAGCCATCCTGCAGCGACTGACGATAAGCCATCAGCGACTTTTCAGTGTCCTTGCGCACGTTGGCGTCGACATTGTCCAGGGAGCTTTCGACCAGTTCGAAGCCTTCCAGGTACGCCGCTACCGACAGGTCATAGGCTTGATCGTGGTCACCGGCGCGGTAGGCCGCGACGCTCTTGTCCAGGGTTGCGGCGGTGTAGTCGAGTAACTGCGCCGGGCCACGCTTGACCTGCGGCGGCTGCGCCCGTTGCGCGCGGAACGTCGCGGCGGCTTGCGGGCCGTCAGCGGCCTGTACTTCTGCCGGGGTCTGACGGGCCAGATCGGCAATGTTGTAGACCTTGTCGCCATTGCCGGTAGCCGGATCGGCGCTGAAGCTGGCGATGTAGGTGGCCAGGTCCCAACGCTGACGATCATCCAGCTGATCGGCGAAGGCCGGCATATCCGTGCCCTCAACCCCGAGGCCCAGAGTGTTGTAGATCGCGTAGAGACTCAGGTGATCCAGACGTGCGTTATCACGCAGATTGGCCGGCGGTGGCGTCAGGCCGACGCCTGCCGGGCCGTCGCCCGCACCGGTGTCGCCATGGCACACCGAACAGTGCTGAGCGTACAGCGGCGCGCCACGGGTCGGGTCCGGGGTAATGATCGGCGCCTGGCTGACCTCATAGGCCACGGCCAGTTTCGCGCCGAGTTGCCGCGCCTGACGTGCGACGTCAGCGCCCTCCTGGTGCGCGGCGATCGCGCTGCGCAGCGTGCCGATGCCCTGTTCCAGCGCGGCCTTTTCCGGTTTGGCTGGCATTGCCGCCACCAATCCTTGCAAAGCCTGGGCGAACTCAAGTTGCTCGCGATATTCGGACTCGTTGACGACCTTGCCTGCCTGCACCGCTTCCGGGTAGTCCGCACCGATGTAGTCGAGTAAATGCAGGGCTTGCGGTGCGCCTTCCACCGTGTCCGCCAGCAGGTTGAAACTGCACAAGGCAAACACCGGCGCTAGCAGCCAGGCCAGGAAACGGGAGGGGGCAATCATGAATGAATCTCAATTGGAAACACGAAGTAACATATTGTTCCCTCCCAATGACTTTCACTCAAGCTTTGTTGGCATTTCCTGCGCAGCGGCGTGTACATTTGACCTCAAATTGCCACCATCCGCTGGACATGCTCAAGGAAGAATCATCGCTCATGAGATCACGCGTCTTTTTCTCTCTGCTGCTATGCACTGCGCTGCAACTGAGCGGTTGTGCTGCCTACCGCAACTACGATCTCGAGCTGGAGCAAACTACCGATCAGCTTAAAACCGGTAATCCTCAAGGCGCGCTCTCTTTGCTTGAAGTGCACAATCCTGGAGAAGAAAAAGACCTGCTTTATTACTTCGAGAAGGGCGCTGTGCTGAGTGCGGCAGGGGCTCTGCCGCAAAGTCAGGTGGCCTGGCGCAGCGCCGAACAAATGGTGATCCAGCGTCAGGACACGGTAGAGTCCACCGGCACCAAACTCCTGTCCGCGATGGGTGATCACTGGGGCAGTATCATCAACGACAAGTTGCGTCGCTACGATGGCTACGACTACGAAAAAGTCATGCTGACCACACAAATGGCGCTCAACCAGTTAGCGGTCAATGACTTCGACGGCGCCAGGGCCGACATCAAAAAAACCCACGAACGCGAGGCACTGATTGCCCGACAACGGGAACAGGAATACGGGCGGATAGAAGAGGAAGCCAAGGCCCGGGGCGTTCGCGTGCATTACAAGGATTTGCAGGGCTATCCGGTGATGACCCTTGACGCCCCCGCAGTGATGGCTCTGAAAAACGGCTATCAAAGTGCGTTCAGCCACTATCTCGCCGGGTTTACCTATGAAGCCCTGGGCGAACGCGATCTCGCCGCACCGGGTTATCGCCATGCCATTGAATTGCGACCCGACCTGCCCTTCTTCGAACAGGCATTGCGCGATCTCGACAAGCCCCGAGCCAAGGCTGATGAAAGCGATGTCCTGATCATCGTCCAAAGCGGACTGGCGCCGGCGCGCAGTTCGGTTCGCGTCCCGTACCCGGTGCGCCTGGAGGACAATCAGGTCATCGTCGCCAACGTATCTTTTCCGGTCATGGTGCCCGACACCTCGACCTCGGCCTTCACCCAGATGAGCATCGATGGCCGCAAACAGAAGCTGATCCCCGTAAACAGCATCACCGATATGTCACTGCGCACGTTGCGCGATGACATGCCGGGCATCATTCAGCGCACGGCCTATCGCGCCTATCTGGCCGCGTCAGTGCAGGGCACCGACAATCGACGCGACCCGAGCAAAGCGTCGTATGTGACTCACTATGACGGCTTCGAGCACGCAGACACCCGAACCTGGCGCACTTTGCCGAATCTCACGCTGGTGGCACGACTGCACCTGAAAAAAGGCGACCATCTGCTCAGCCTGCCAAATGCCCCCGGCGCAGCGCCGCTAAAAATCCGCATCGACCAGAACCATCAGGTCATCGGTCTACGGGCTTTGGGTGATCGGATTTACGTCAACGGCAGTGCCTTTCAGCCTGCCCTTTCCCCTGAAAGCCGCGTGTCCAGCCTGAAATAAGTAGTGGCACTAGACGATAAAATAAAAGCAAAAAGCCACTGCTTTGCCACCATCCATGTTTATAATGCCGCGCCCTCGCGACCGCGAGACGGCATTTAAGCTCCTCATGTTTGAGGAACTGGCAGGACGCCAACATCCCTGTCAGTGGGTCCCATCAGCCCGACCAGCACGCGTGGCTGCAAAAATTCAGGGAAGAAGTACCCGCCATGGCATCCCGCGCCCTTACCGCGATCGCGCTCAGCGCTGTCACGTTGCTCTCCGGCTGTTCCGCCTTCC of the Pseudomonas sp. MAG733B genome contains:
- a CDS encoding amino acid ABC transporter permease produces the protein MSDFTFWDIVRNLLMGLQWTLALSLVAFIGGGLIGLLIMVMRISKKSLPRSFARTYIELFQGTPLLMQLFLVFFGVALAGIEISPWMAAAIALTLFTSAYLAEIWRGCVDSIPHGQWEASSSLALNPLEQLRYVILPQALRIAVAPTVGFSVQVVKGTAVTSIIGFTELTKTGGMLANATFEPFMVYGLVALGYFLLCYPLSLSARYLERRLHASA
- a CDS encoding amino acid ABC transporter ATP-binding protein; its protein translation is MPLLRISALHKYYGDHHVLKGIDLSVEEGQVVAIIGRSGSGKSTLLRTLNGLESINDGVIEVDGEYLDAARADLRSLRQKVGMVFQQFNLFPHLTVGENVMLAPQVVQKVPKAKAAELAREMLERVGLGEKFDAFPDRLSGGQQQRVAIARALAMSPKVLLCDEITSALDPELVNEVLSVVRQLAKEGMTLIMVTHEMRFAREVGDKLVFMHMGKVHEVGDPKVLFANPQTAELANFIGTVEATA
- the ppx gene encoding exopolyphosphatase — its product is MPQSQAKNLSLIAAIDLGSNSFHMVVAKAQNGEIRILERLGEKVQLAAGIDEERRLSEESMQRGLDCLKRFAQLINGMPLGAVRIVGTNALREARNRAEFIHRAEEILGHPVEVISGREEARLIYLGVSHTLADTPGKRLVADIGGGSTEFIIGQRFEPLLRESLQMGCVSYTQRYFKDGKITPARYAQAYTAARLEIMSIEHALHRLTWDEAIGSSGTIRAIGLALKAGGHGSGEVNAEGLAWLKRKLIKLGDVDKIDFEGIKPDRRAIFPAGLAILEAIFDSLELQRMDHCEGALREGVLYDLLGRHHHEDVRERTLTSLMERYHVDLEQAVRVERKALHAFDQVAKDWDLEDGVWRELLGWAAKVHEVGLDIAHYQYHKHGAYLIEHSDLAGFSREDQLMLALLVRGHRRNIPKDKFADFDDDGIKLIRLCVLLRFAILFHHIRGTQQMPQVELNAKGNHLEVVFPKNWLDENQLTQADFEIEAQWLTRVDVVLSVR
- the ppk1 gene encoding polyphosphate kinase 1; the encoded protein is MNTEGLTEVAVQDAQPVVEQIAETPPELEPAPPAVVAEAAAAAPAIAIPGLDDSSLYIHRELSQLQFNIRVLEQALDESYPLLERLKFLLIFSSNLDEFFEIRVAGLKKQITFAREQAGADGLQPHQALARISELVHGHVDRQYAILNDILLPELEKHQVRFIRRRNWTTKLKTWVRRYFRDEIAPIITPIGLDPTHPFPLLVNKSLNFIVELEGIDAFGRDSGLAIIPAPRLLPRIIKVPEEVGGAGDNYVFLSSMIHAHADDLFQGMKVKGCYQFRLTRNADLALDSEDVEDLARALRGELFSRRYGDAVRLEVADTCPKHLSDYLLKQFNLGETELYQVNGPVNLTRLFSITGLDSQRELQYLPFTPQIPKLLQNSENIFSVISKQDILLLHPFESFTPVVDLLRQAAKDPHVLAVRQTLYRSGANSEIVDALVDAARNGKEVTAVIELRARFDEESNLQLASRLQAAGAVVIYGVVGFKTHAKMMLILRREAGEIVRYAHLGTGNYHAGNARLYTDYSLLTSDDALCEDVGKLFSQLIGMGKTLRMKKLLHAPFTLKKGMLDMIARETQFALDGKPAHIIAKFNSLTDPKIIRALYKASQSGVRIDLVVRGMCCLRPGIAGVSHNIHVRSIIGRFLEHTRVFYFLNGGDEQMFLSSADWMERNLDKRVETCFPVEGKKLIMRVKKELELYLTDNTHSWSLQSDGRYIRNTPTGNQNPRSAQATLLERLGSPILAVR
- the hemB gene encoding porphobilinogen synthase, which encodes MSFTPANRLFPATRLRRNRRDDFSRRLVRENVLTVDDLILPVFVLDGENRREAVASMPGVERLTIDLLLEEAAKWVELGIPALALFPVTPSELKSLDAAEAWNPEGIAQRATRALRAQFPELGVITDVALDPFTTHGQDGILDEEGYVQNDITVDALVRQALSHAEAGAQVVAPSDMMDGRIQAIREALEVAGHVNVRIMAYSAKYASAYYGPFRDAVGSALNLGKANKASYQMDPANSNEALHEVAADLSEGADMVMVKPGMPYLDILCRVKEEFKVPTFVYQVSGEYAMHMAAIQNGWLSEGVILESLTAFKRAGADGILTYFAVRAAQLLREQK
- a CDS encoding DedA family protein, which encodes MLQQFLHDFGYFALFLGTFFEGETILVLAGFLAFRGYMDINLVVVVAFCGSYAGDQLWYFLGRKHGRKLLARKPRWQLMGDRALEHIRKHPDIWVLSFRFVYGLRTVMPVAIGLSGYPPGRYLLLNGIGAAIWATALAAAAYHFGAVLEGMLGSIKKYELWVLGALLLLGLGLWLRRRFKNARLAKQIYADEQALKAEQAKSGETKPVE